One genomic region from Streptomyces sp. NBC_00457 encodes:
- a CDS encoding TIGR02678 family protein, which translates to MSTLANQLAAAEREEVARAIRLLLARPLLTETAEPAGFELVRRRREPLAQWFDYTCGWSLVVEPRRGYARLTKVRAHPDDSRPARRARSGRAPFDRRRYVLLCVAAAELLSMPMTTIGMLADRVVQATAADRALAAFDPVRRPERTAFVDVLKLLESYDVLRAVDGTTEAYVESAEAKVLYRVDTTLLMRLPAAPVGASRLAVPPDEVPARFEELLTGLARERRYGGAAVEGTADDAHSETAVTDAQRNLRLRHSVLRRLFDDPVLYRADLAEDELAYVTSLTGRQILRRSVEQAGFLLEERAEGYLLVDPDGIATDVRFPDDTSTARVAALLLLEPLCAAPAGMLPEQLAEAGAELLRRFPRWAKAYQSEDGAARLSDDAVRVLRDVGLARRTGGRLVACPAAYRYRLTQTTSSVPEDEPGPEQEGDMR; encoded by the coding sequence ATGAGCACACTCGCCAACCAACTGGCCGCCGCGGAACGGGAAGAGGTCGCCCGCGCCATCCGCCTGCTCCTGGCCCGCCCCCTGCTGACCGAGACCGCCGAACCCGCCGGCTTCGAACTGGTACGACGCCGTCGCGAGCCGCTGGCCCAGTGGTTCGACTACACGTGCGGCTGGAGCCTGGTCGTGGAACCCCGCCGCGGGTACGCCCGCCTCACCAAGGTCCGCGCGCACCCGGACGACTCCCGCCCGGCCCGCAGGGCACGCTCCGGCCGGGCCCCGTTCGACCGCCGGCGTTACGTCCTGCTGTGCGTGGCCGCGGCGGAATTGCTGTCGATGCCGATGACGACCATCGGCATGCTCGCCGACCGTGTCGTGCAGGCGACGGCTGCCGACCGGGCGCTGGCCGCGTTCGACCCGGTCCGCCGGCCGGAGCGGACGGCGTTCGTCGACGTCCTGAAGCTGCTGGAGTCGTACGACGTGCTGCGCGCGGTGGACGGGACGACCGAGGCGTACGTCGAGTCCGCGGAGGCGAAGGTTCTTTACCGCGTGGACACCACGCTGCTGATGCGGTTGCCTGCCGCGCCCGTCGGAGCCTCCCGACTCGCCGTGCCCCCGGACGAGGTGCCCGCGCGGTTCGAGGAACTTCTCACGGGCCTTGCGCGGGAACGCCGCTACGGCGGCGCGGCCGTCGAAGGGACGGCCGACGACGCGCACAGCGAGACCGCCGTCACCGACGCGCAACGCAACCTGAGACTGCGCCACTCGGTGCTGCGCCGCCTCTTCGACGACCCCGTGCTGTACCGGGCGGACCTCGCCGAGGACGAGTTGGCGTACGTCACCTCCCTGACCGGACGGCAGATTCTGCGCCGCTCGGTGGAACAGGCCGGCTTCCTCCTGGAGGAACGAGCCGAGGGATATCTCCTCGTCGACCCGGACGGGATCGCCACCGACGTCCGCTTTCCCGACGACACGTCCACTGCCCGGGTCGCCGCGCTGCTCCTTCTGGAGCCGCTCTGCGCCGCGCCTGCCGGGATGCTGCCCGAGCAACTCGCCGAGGCCGGAGCGGAACTGCTGCGCCGCTTCCCGCGCTGGGCCAAGGCGTATCAGTCCGAGGACGGCGCGGCCCGGCTGTCCGACGACGCCGTACGCGTACTGCGTGACGTCGGTCTGGCCCGCAGGACCGGGGGCCGTCTCGTCGCGTGCCCGGCCGCGTACCGCTACCGCCTGACTCAGACGACGAGTTCGGTCCCGGAGGACGAGCCCGGACCTGAACAGGAAGGAGACATGCGGTGA
- a CDS encoding sulfurtransferase, whose protein sequence is MTVQVLTDVAELRSLLHSSDPSPVVLDVRWQLGDPHGREHYLKEHIPGAVYVDLDTELAAPPTPEGGRHPLPDPAELQAAARRWGLTAGRPVVVYDDNGNTAAARAWWLLRWAGVERVTLLDGALGAWRAAGLPTEAAEPEPSSPGDIVLTPGRLPVLDADAAAEVARDGVLLDARAAERYRAESEPVDPRAGHIPGALSAPTGDNLHPDGTFRDVEELAVRFTALGADDATEVGVYCGSGVTAAHQIAALAHAGIPAALYPGSWSAWSADPDRPAVLGERPY, encoded by the coding sequence ATGACCGTCCAGGTGTTGACCGACGTGGCCGAGCTGCGCTCCCTCCTGCACAGCAGTGATCCGAGCCCCGTCGTGCTCGACGTGCGGTGGCAACTCGGCGACCCGCACGGACGCGAGCACTACCTCAAGGAGCACATCCCCGGCGCCGTCTACGTGGACCTCGACACCGAACTCGCCGCCCCGCCCACGCCCGAGGGCGGTCGCCATCCCCTTCCCGACCCCGCCGAGTTGCAGGCGGCCGCTCGTCGCTGGGGCCTGACCGCGGGCCGCCCGGTGGTCGTGTACGACGACAACGGCAACACCGCCGCCGCCCGCGCCTGGTGGCTGCTGCGCTGGGCGGGAGTCGAGCGGGTGACTCTGCTGGACGGGGCGCTGGGCGCCTGGCGCGCGGCCGGGTTGCCGACGGAAGCCGCAGAGCCCGAGCCCTCCTCGCCGGGCGACATCGTCCTCACGCCGGGTCGGCTGCCGGTGCTGGACGCGGACGCGGCGGCCGAAGTCGCCCGTGACGGTGTGCTGTTGGACGCCCGCGCGGCCGAGCGGTACCGCGCCGAGAGCGAACCGGTCGATCCGCGCGCCGGGCACATCCCCGGTGCGCTGTCCGCCCCCACGGGCGACAACCTCCATCCCGACGGAACCTTCCGCGACGTGGAGGAACTCGCCGTGCGGTTCACGGCGCTGGGTGCCGATGACGCGACCGAGGTGGGGGTCTACTGCGGTTCCGGCGTCACGGCCGCCCACCAGATCGCGGCGCTCGCCCACGCCGGCATCCCCGCCGCGCTGTACCCCGGCTCCTGGTCCGCGTGGTCCGCCGACCCCGACCGCCCAGCCGTGCTGGGCGAACGACCGTACTGA
- a CDS encoding TIGR02677 family protein, whose translation MRRVPPEMFRFTTVERSDLYGAVLDAFGVAGEHLETALGIDAVRERLRGVGWAAAVEDDELHEALRKLVQWELLDVVHNHAENYRTAEEYERRNLHYSLTRRGEAALAGVRHALEVLASTGALQTAVLEAIADRLDELCLLSDEPASADRRIFSTLRELEGHLDALVENTKAFNGELQRLLRAEGADLEVFREVKAATVAYLQEFLVNLDRRGQAVAGAVARVEERGIVVLRERALRGAELPPVAGEDPAAAWLESRRARWAGLRAWFLPDDGARPRIEQLHDIARRAIVSLLQVLERINESRRRSSSAVQDFRELARWFAAAPAEEDLHRLWSAAFGLGPARHAHLAHPDPELIPSSHSWSEAPPVAVSALLRTSGRTERFTRTAKVRDVAAIRAQRAERARAERAELARAWQMLETDGPVRLSSFGALDPAVFDRLLDLLGRALCAREDAGGLRRATTGDGRVEIALSPPPDERTAVLHTAKGTLTGPDYVVHITAAGGASAFPAFRVARREAAG comes from the coding sequence GTGCGCAGGGTGCCACCGGAGATGTTCCGGTTCACGACGGTGGAGAGGTCTGACCTGTACGGGGCGGTGCTGGACGCATTCGGTGTGGCAGGTGAGCACCTGGAGACGGCGCTGGGGATCGACGCGGTGCGCGAGAGACTGCGCGGGGTGGGCTGGGCGGCGGCGGTCGAGGACGACGAACTGCATGAGGCGCTCAGGAAACTGGTGCAGTGGGAGCTCCTGGACGTGGTGCACAACCACGCGGAGAACTACCGCACGGCGGAGGAGTACGAACGGCGGAATCTGCACTACTCGTTGACCCGCCGCGGCGAGGCCGCTCTCGCCGGAGTGCGGCACGCGCTCGAGGTTCTCGCCTCCACGGGCGCGCTGCAGACGGCCGTGCTGGAGGCGATCGCCGACCGGCTCGACGAGCTGTGCCTGCTCTCCGATGAACCCGCCTCGGCCGATCGCCGGATCTTCAGCACGCTTCGGGAGCTGGAGGGGCATCTGGACGCTCTGGTGGAGAACACCAAGGCGTTCAACGGGGAGTTGCAACGACTCCTGCGCGCCGAGGGCGCGGATCTGGAAGTGTTCCGGGAGGTCAAGGCCGCCACCGTCGCGTATCTGCAGGAGTTCCTGGTCAACCTCGACCGGCGCGGGCAGGCGGTCGCCGGCGCCGTGGCCCGGGTGGAGGAGCGGGGGATCGTCGTGCTGCGCGAACGAGCCCTCCGTGGTGCCGAGTTGCCGCCGGTGGCCGGTGAGGATCCGGCGGCTGCCTGGCTGGAGAGCAGGCGGGCGCGGTGGGCGGGCCTGCGTGCGTGGTTCCTGCCGGACGACGGGGCGCGGCCCCGGATCGAGCAGCTGCACGACATCGCCCGGCGGGCCATCGTCTCGCTCCTGCAGGTCCTGGAACGGATCAACGAGTCACGGCGCCGCTCCTCCAGCGCCGTGCAGGACTTCCGGGAACTGGCGCGCTGGTTCGCCGCGGCTCCCGCGGAGGAGGATCTGCATCGGTTGTGGTCGGCGGCCTTCGGGCTGGGCCCGGCGCGCCACGCTCACCTCGCCCACCCCGACCCGGAGTTGATCCCGTCGTCCCATTCCTGGTCCGAGGCCCCGCCCGTGGCGGTGTCGGCGCTGCTGCGGACCAGTGGACGGACGGAGCGCTTCACACGCACGGCCAAAGTGCGGGACGTCGCGGCCATCAGGGCGCAGCGCGCTGAGCGGGCCCGAGCGGAGCGAGCGGAACTCGCGCGCGCCTGGCAGATGCTGGAGACGGACGGACCCGTGCGGCTCTCCTCCTTCGGCGCGTTGGATCCCGCTGTCTTCGACCGCCTGCTCGACCTGCTGGGCCGGGCCCTGTGCGCCCGGGAGGACGCGGGCGGTCTGCGGCGGGCCACGACGGGAGACGGCCGGGTGGAGATCGCGCTGTCGCCGCCTCCGGACGAGCGCACCGCCGTACTGCACACCGCGAAGGGCACACTGACCGGACCGGACTACGTCGTCCACATCACGGCCGCGGGCGGAGCGAGTGCCTTCCCGGCCTTCCGCGTCGCGCGGCGGGAGGCGGCGGGATGA
- a CDS encoding ABC transporter permease — protein sequence MPAPNTAVSGTSPPTHAPSPHTDTPAPSLTKTDRPAAPRKPRTLRVPRGVRRAAGPVGLLLFWFLASTTGVLPESVLASPVDVLQRAIDLTGTGELPQAIAASGRRAAIGFLIGAAVALALSLTAGLFRLGEDVIDASMGMFRAIPWVGLIPLFIVWFGIDETPKIALVALGVTYPLYFNIYGGIRSADAQLIEAGRMVGLGRIGLIRYVILPSALPGALVGLRYALSTAWLALVFAEQVNADAGIGYLMSNAQQYFQTDVIVLCLAVYAVLGLLCDFAVRLLSRRLLAWRASFDGEGA from the coding sequence ATGCCTGCCCCGAACACCGCTGTATCCGGAACCTCCCCACCGACACACGCACCATCACCGCATACGGACACACCGGCCCCGTCCCTCACGAAGACCGACCGCCCCGCAGCCCCGCGAAAGCCCCGCACCCTTCGTGTCCCCCGTGGTGTGCGACGAGCCGCCGGCCCCGTCGGTCTGCTGCTGTTCTGGTTCCTGGCCAGCACCACCGGAGTGCTGCCCGAGTCCGTACTGGCCTCACCCGTCGACGTCCTCCAGCGCGCCATAGACCTCACCGGCACCGGTGAACTGCCGCAGGCCATCGCCGCGTCCGGGCGCCGTGCCGCGATCGGGTTCCTCATCGGTGCGGCCGTCGCCCTCGCGCTGTCGCTCACGGCGGGACTGTTCCGGCTCGGCGAGGACGTCATCGACGCGTCGATGGGCATGTTCCGGGCCATCCCCTGGGTGGGCCTGATCCCGCTGTTCATCGTATGGTTCGGCATCGACGAGACCCCGAAGATCGCGCTGGTCGCGCTCGGAGTGACGTACCCGCTCTACTTCAACATCTACGGCGGCATCCGCTCCGCCGACGCCCAACTCATCGAAGCGGGGCGGATGGTGGGGCTCGGCCGCATCGGTCTGATCCGGTACGTGATCCTGCCGTCCGCGCTGCCCGGAGCGCTGGTGGGTCTGCGGTACGCACTGTCCACCGCCTGGCTCGCGCTGGTCTTCGCCGAGCAGGTCAACGCGGACGCCGGCATCGGCTACCTGATGAGCAACGCCCAGCAGTACTTCCAGACCGACGTCATCGTCCTGTGCCTCGCCGTCTACGCCGTACTCGGGTTGCTGTGCGACTTCGCCGTACGGCTGCTGTCGCGGCGGCTGCTGGCCTGGCGGGCCTCGTTCGACGGCGAAGGAGCGTGA
- a CDS encoding TIGR02680 family protein: MSVTELAFPRRPAEPTETAGPPTGAADASRSRWQPHRAGILNVWRYYDETFTFHQGRLLLRGQNGSGKSKALELLLPFLFDASLRPNRLSTFGGSERTMHWNLLGEGASGKTRVGYVWMEFHRVGDDGTERWFGCGARLQASVHTSGVHADYFTTGSRIAHRDGVLLVNEAGQPLTRAALVDTLRDRGDVHASATDYRTAVRRELFAGMGEQRYESLLSALLQLRQPKLSERLDPSLLSTLLSRALPPLGEGEVAELAEGFERLDRQREHLKRLDEEVTAAETVASRQRAYARRVLRAASAALISATTEMDDLTRAARQSAEELEQALTERESAQARRDEHEMRAHALEETVEGLRESDAYKQGEELDRLRRRTEDAVTAAGRQRATAQATRARAEEDRRHADDAAGHARTLDAHACEAAEEARRSARAVGMESIHHEVKTILDADLAVPVPDGTRRQAGDRRAEDSGGTRTRGENGAPQTRRLLRGAVTARRQQITLVTEAIDEHDRAVRDRGAAEDLLDEARARLAEAIARRDEASGAWDAAVAEQTERLLGWAEGCTELRIDDLDELAAAAAAEADVRALAEASARPLEQEIATAEGTARAARQGLLDERTRLEGDVRRLSGETDLPPSPPSTRTTVRTATAGAPLWRLVGFREGVPLPVQAAVEAALQASGLLDAWVSPYDGITLPGHDTRAEAALAVTAPGPSLLEVLRPEEDIPVPADTVTRILAGVAYGTSLPGGHPAAVSADGAWRLALATGTWSKPEPAYVGALARQRARQRKIGELTERISETNAALAALDDELRGLDARRARLDADRAARPDHRELDARRRDWDRAEERVAARDDVVRDSAAHLARCETEVAGALRTLSRRAAEHGLPTDRDRLRELSADIDKFRDTADTWVDTSLTATAAADRAHQMAVQADRTRRAAEEQAQDAAAAEAEAAGLKARLEAVEATVGEDYRQIVARVGEARAELRRCREEAARAADLLLHLEGRIGGLRATSGQDAERREQAVATRDGAAHRFRHLCLVGLAEDAGTAPELGAGDGTKATLEAARATAAKWPGIPHAPRNLGDAATRLSEAVHEARRRLGARADLDLEPDDDIQLFTATLDGVRVGATGLLTTLTQERDRSRDDITTAERRLFDQILTGDIRRHLAARIRQAGELVDRMNGHLERVRTASNVAVQLIWDVRPDLPDSTRTARQMLLKDPGRVTETDREALHAFFRARIEEAKGSDTAASWEEQLGEVLDYTAWHRFTVRLDRANGTGWQPLTKKLHGALSGGEKAIALHLPLFAAVAAHYEAVPLAPRPILLDEVFVGVDTVNRGQVFALLTALDLDLMVTSDHEWCTYGELPGIAVHQLLTDGDDDAVTSARFVWNGIDLEAG; encoded by the coding sequence GTGAGCGTGACAGAGCTTGCCTTCCCGCGACGGCCGGCGGAGCCCACCGAAACGGCCGGGCCGCCGACGGGGGCGGCGGACGCCTCCCGCAGCCGCTGGCAGCCGCACCGCGCGGGCATCCTCAACGTCTGGCGCTACTACGACGAGACCTTCACCTTCCACCAGGGCCGCCTGCTGCTGCGCGGCCAGAACGGTTCCGGCAAGTCCAAGGCCCTGGAGCTGCTGCTCCCGTTCCTCTTCGACGCCAGCCTCCGCCCCAACCGCCTCTCCACGTTCGGCGGTTCGGAACGCACCATGCACTGGAACCTGCTGGGCGAAGGCGCCTCCGGCAAGACCCGCGTCGGGTACGTATGGATGGAGTTCCACCGCGTCGGCGACGACGGCACCGAGCGGTGGTTCGGCTGCGGCGCACGCCTGCAGGCGAGCGTGCACACCAGTGGGGTACACGCCGACTACTTCACCACCGGCTCCAGGATCGCCCACCGCGACGGCGTGCTCCTCGTCAACGAGGCGGGACAGCCACTGACGCGGGCCGCCCTCGTCGACACCCTGCGCGACCGCGGCGACGTACACGCCTCGGCCACCGACTATCGCACCGCCGTACGGCGTGAACTCTTCGCCGGCATGGGGGAGCAGCGCTATGAGTCGCTGCTCTCCGCCCTGCTCCAGCTGCGCCAGCCCAAACTGTCCGAACGGCTCGACCCGTCCCTGCTGTCCACCCTGCTGTCCCGTGCTCTGCCTCCGCTGGGTGAGGGAGAAGTCGCCGAACTCGCCGAGGGCTTCGAGCGACTGGACCGTCAACGCGAACACCTCAAGCGGCTCGACGAGGAGGTGACGGCGGCCGAGACGGTCGCATCCCGGCAGCGCGCCTACGCGCGACGGGTTCTGCGTGCTGCCTCGGCCGCGCTGATCTCGGCGACCACCGAGATGGACGACCTCACCCGCGCCGCCCGTCAGAGTGCCGAGGAACTCGAACAGGCGCTGACGGAGCGCGAGTCGGCCCAGGCCCGGCGCGACGAACACGAGATGCGGGCGCACGCCCTGGAAGAGACCGTCGAGGGGCTGCGCGAGAGCGACGCGTACAAGCAGGGCGAGGAACTCGACCGACTCCGCCGGCGCACCGAGGACGCGGTCACCGCCGCCGGGCGGCAGCGTGCCACTGCCCAGGCCACTCGAGCCAGGGCCGAGGAGGACCGGAGGCACGCCGACGACGCGGCGGGTCACGCCCGCACACTCGACGCGCACGCGTGCGAAGCCGCCGAGGAAGCACGCCGGTCGGCCCGGGCGGTGGGCATGGAGTCCATCCATCACGAGGTGAAGACCATCCTCGACGCGGATCTCGCCGTGCCCGTCCCCGACGGCACGAGGCGTCAGGCGGGGGACCGTCGGGCCGAGGACTCCGGCGGCACCCGCACGAGGGGCGAGAACGGCGCCCCGCAGACCCGTCGGCTGCTGCGGGGCGCGGTCACGGCCCGGCGGCAGCAGATCACCCTCGTCACCGAGGCGATCGACGAGCACGATCGCGCGGTACGCGACCGGGGCGCCGCCGAGGACCTGCTGGACGAGGCCCGTGCGCGACTCGCGGAGGCGATCGCCCGGCGGGACGAGGCGTCCGGCGCCTGGGACGCGGCCGTTGCCGAGCAGACGGAACGGCTGCTCGGCTGGGCCGAGGGCTGCACGGAACTACGCATCGACGACCTCGACGAACTGGCGGCCGCAGCGGCGGCCGAAGCCGACGTGAGGGCCTTGGCCGAAGCCTCCGCACGCCCGCTGGAACAGGAGATCGCCACCGCGGAGGGCACCGCCCGAGCCGCACGCCAGGGACTGCTGGACGAGCGGACCCGACTCGAAGGGGACGTACGACGGCTGAGTGGTGAGACCGACCTGCCGCCTTCACCCCCCTCCACTCGCACCACCGTCCGCACGGCGACGGCGGGAGCACCCCTGTGGCGACTGGTCGGCTTCCGTGAAGGGGTCCCGCTGCCCGTGCAGGCCGCGGTGGAGGCGGCACTCCAGGCGTCGGGCCTGCTGGACGCCTGGGTCAGCCCCTACGACGGGATCACGCTGCCGGGCCACGACACCCGGGCCGAGGCGGCTCTGGCCGTGACCGCCCCGGGGCCCAGCCTGCTGGAGGTGCTGAGGCCCGAGGAAGACATCCCCGTCCCGGCCGACACCGTGACCCGCATCCTCGCCGGGGTCGCGTACGGCACCTCTCTGCCCGGCGGTCACCCCGCGGCCGTCTCCGCCGACGGCGCCTGGCGTCTCGCGCTCGCCACCGGGACGTGGAGCAAGCCGGAACCCGCGTACGTCGGCGCCCTCGCCCGGCAGCGGGCCCGGCAACGCAAGATCGGTGAACTGACCGAGCGGATCAGCGAGACGAACGCTGCCCTCGCCGCCCTCGACGACGAGCTGCGTGGCCTCGACGCCCGCCGCGCCCGCCTGGACGCCGACCGTGCAGCCCGACCCGACCACCGGGAACTCGACGCCCGCCGGCGGGACTGGGACCGAGCCGAGGAGAGAGTGGCGGCCCGGGACGACGTAGTGCGCGACTCGGCCGCGCACCTGGCCCGGTGTGAGACCGAGGTGGCGGGCGCGCTGCGCACGCTCAGCCGGCGGGCCGCGGAACACGGACTGCCCACCGACCGCGACCGGTTGCGTGAACTCTCCGCCGACATCGACAAGTTCCGGGACACCGCCGACACCTGGGTGGACACCAGCCTCACCGCGACCGCCGCCGCCGACAGGGCCCACCAGATGGCCGTGCAGGCAGACCGCACGCGCCGGGCCGCCGAGGAACAGGCCCAGGACGCGGCTGCCGCGGAAGCGGAGGCCGCGGGGCTGAAGGCACGCCTGGAAGCGGTGGAGGCCACCGTCGGCGAGGACTACCGACAGATCGTGGCGCGCGTCGGCGAGGCGCGCGCCGAACTCCGCCGCTGCCGTGAGGAGGCCGCCCGGGCGGCCGACCTCCTGCTGCACCTGGAAGGGCGTATCGGAGGACTGCGGGCCACCAGCGGTCAGGACGCCGAACGACGGGAACAAGCCGTCGCGACCCGGGACGGTGCGGCGCACCGGTTCCGGCACCTGTGCCTGGTCGGGCTGGCCGAGGACGCCGGCACCGCACCGGAACTCGGTGCCGGGGACGGCACCAAGGCCACCCTGGAGGCCGCCCGCGCCACAGCGGCGAAGTGGCCCGGTATCCCGCACGCCCCACGCAACCTGGGCGACGCCGCGACCCGGCTCTCCGAAGCGGTGCACGAGGCTCGCCGGCGCCTCGGCGCCCGTGCCGACCTGGACCTGGAACCCGACGACGACATCCAGCTCTTCACCGCCACCCTGGACGGCGTACGCGTGGGGGCGACGGGCCTGCTCACCACGCTCACTCAGGAGCGGGACCGCAGCCGTGACGACATCACCACCGCCGAGCGACGCCTCTTCGACCAGATCCTCACCGGCGACATCCGCCGCCACCTCGCAGCCCGCATCCGTCAGGCCGGCGAACTCGTCGACCGCATGAACGGACACCTGGAGCGGGTCCGTACCGCCTCCAACGTCGCCGTCCAACTCATTTGGGACGTCCGTCCTGATCTTCCGGACAGCACCCGGACCGCCCGTCAGATGCTGCTCAAAGACCCCGGCCGGGTCACCGAGACCGACCGGGAGGCCCTGCACGCCTTCTTCCGCGCTCGTATCGAGGAGGCCAAGGGCAGCGACACGGCCGCGAGCTGGGAGGAACAGCTCGGCGAGGTGCTCGACTACACCGCCTGGCACCGCTTCACCGTCCGCCTCGACCGGGCGAACGGGACCGGCTGGCAGCCGCTGACCAAGAAGCTGCACGGCGCGCTCTCCGGCGGAGAGAAGGCCATCGCGCTGCACCTGCCGCTGTTCGCCGCGGTCGCCGCCCACTACGAGGCCGTGCCCCTGGCGCCCCGGCCGATCCTGCTGGACGAGGTCTTCGTCGGCGTCGACACCGTCAACCGCGGACAGGTCTTCGCCCTGCTCACCGCACTCGACCTGGACCTCATGGTCACCTCCGACCACGAGTGGTGCACCTACGGCGAACTGCCCGGCATCGCCGTCCACCAACTCCTCACCGACGGGGACGACGACGCGGTCACCAGCGCCCGCTTCGTCTGGAACGGCATCGACCTGGAGGCGGGATGA
- a CDS encoding alpha/beta hydrolase, whose amino-acid sequence MSSPQPVHAWDEPEGIAPRGTLVVLPGRGEHGGVYERFGRRVAADGYRVRALTDPSPDPEPVTDQAAKLLRDETLPSPRVLVGSDAGALYAASLAARGTPGLDALILVGLPTAPHATAPVPDWEAELDQRTACPTHRGRLTSDDAFRRDALTAPAPAELPALDGISVPVLALHGTDDTVSPLPEAARAYRALPGVELVSLARTRHDALNDITHRTAAATIVLFLERLRLSPDLAPIAVREDLAVREDLA is encoded by the coding sequence ATGAGCTCTCCTCAGCCTGTCCACGCCTGGGACGAACCAGAGGGAATCGCCCCGCGCGGCACCCTCGTCGTCCTCCCCGGCCGCGGCGAACACGGCGGCGTGTACGAGCGGTTCGGCCGCCGCGTCGCCGCCGACGGCTACCGCGTACGGGCCCTGACGGATCCGTCCCCCGACCCGGAGCCGGTCACCGACCAGGCCGCCAAACTGCTGCGCGACGAGACCCTGCCCAGTCCCCGGGTGCTGGTCGGCTCCGACGCCGGGGCCCTGTACGCGGCATCGCTCGCGGCACGTGGCACACCGGGCCTGGACGCGCTGATCCTCGTCGGACTGCCCACCGCACCGCACGCCACCGCACCGGTGCCCGACTGGGAGGCCGAACTCGACCAGCGCACCGCCTGCCCCACGCACCGGGGCAGGCTCACCTCCGACGACGCGTTCCGGCGCGACGCTCTCACCGCCCCGGCCCCCGCCGAACTGCCCGCCCTGGACGGCATCTCCGTCCCCGTCCTCGCCCTGCACGGCACCGACGACACGGTCAGCCCGCTCCCGGAGGCCGCCCGCGCCTACCGCGCCCTGCCCGGCGTGGAGCTGGTGAGCCTGGCCAGGACCCGGCACGACGCCCTCAACGACATCACCCACCGCACAGCCGCCGCCACGATCGTGCTGTTCCTGGAGCGGCTGCGGCTCTCCCCGGACCTCGCGCCCATCGCCGTACGGGAAGACCTCGCCGTGCGGGAGGACCTGGCATGA
- a CDS encoding LysR family transcriptional regulator, which produces MRPVLDIVALRSLIAVADYGGFHRAAGALALSQSAVSQHVRRLEKTLGRPVVERDGRKTRFTAHGTQLLEEARLVVAAHDAAVRRLLGEDGPQAVTIVIGATEHGADQILPVLTEAVREVRPGAEVRVRIDRSARLTDAVDRGELDLAVYVTEATAAAGSPVGGLPLRWYAAPGWKPPVAPAPLPLVAINEPCVIRRRALTALAADHTPATVVAEAGYLAGVLDAARAGLGAALLAVPGGQSPEGLTPVDGLPAVSPVRLSARPRHGADPSVTGTAVEAVRALLAACETGRVA; this is translated from the coding sequence ATGCGACCGGTCCTGGACATCGTGGCGCTGCGCAGCCTGATCGCCGTCGCCGACTACGGCGGCTTCCATCGCGCCGCCGGTGCGCTGGCACTCAGCCAGTCCGCGGTCAGCCAGCACGTACGACGGCTGGAGAAGACGCTCGGCCGTCCCGTCGTCGAACGTGACGGCCGCAAGACCCGGTTCACGGCCCATGGCACGCAACTGCTGGAGGAGGCACGGCTGGTCGTCGCGGCACACGACGCGGCCGTACGCCGGTTGCTGGGCGAGGACGGCCCGCAAGCCGTAACCATCGTCATCGGCGCCACGGAGCACGGCGCCGACCAGATCCTCCCGGTGCTCACCGAGGCCGTACGGGAGGTGCGACCGGGCGCCGAGGTACGCGTGCGGATCGACCGCTCGGCGCGGCTGACGGACGCGGTCGACCGCGGGGAGCTCGACCTCGCCGTCTACGTCACCGAGGCGACCGCCGCGGCGGGCAGCCCCGTGGGCGGACTGCCGCTGCGCTGGTACGCCGCCCCCGGCTGGAAGCCGCCGGTCGCCCCCGCCCCGCTGCCGCTGGTCGCCATCAACGAACCGTGCGTCATCCGCCGCCGCGCCCTTACCGCGCTGGCCGCCGACCACACCCCGGCCACCGTCGTCGCCGAGGCCGGATATCTCGCCGGCGTCCTGGACGCGGCCCGCGCCGGACTGGGCGCCGCACTGCTCGCCGTGCCCGGCGGCCAGTCCCCCGAGGGCCTGACCCCGGTCGACGGCCTGCCCGCCGTCTCTCCGGTACGGCTCAGCGCGCGCCCTCGGCACGGAGCGGACCCGTCGGTGACCGGCACCGCCGTCGAAGCGGTCCGCGCGCTGCTCGCCGCCTGCGAGACCGGCCGCGTGGCCTGA